Proteins found in one Triticum urartu cultivar G1812 chromosome 4, Tu2.1, whole genome shotgun sequence genomic segment:
- the LOC125553698 gene encoding uncharacterized protein LOC125553698 isoform X2, with protein MARFNGATVFLIIIATVSVYSCAIIAGAALGRTLDSSATTKQTPSDRTLRVSVSFRGLAKDFAKEFWGGNHREGRSGRALAGAGDGTAVLSSSPASVSLSPRANRAAAADRESALQPMPVANYTQVNSRVRDDVHTRAAARPWSRHSNFSDEITDEKRPGGRGVIKVGPWGGSGGAPFYMRGGRGVSAPRVRSVTLQYTDDAIHSFYQSSDEPVVKLTLERAEGGGQSRARLTDSPNRDLLFSPTNRSTLHQMSSSSQ; from the exons ATGGCGCGGTTCAACGGAGCCACTGTTTTCCTCATCATCATCGCCACCGTGTCCGTCTACAGCTGCGCCATCATCGCCGGCGCCGCACTCGGCCGAACACTGGACAGCTCCGCGACGACTAAGCAGACGCCGTCGGACAGGACCCTCCGCGTCAGCGTCAGCTTCAGAGGCCTCGCCAAGGACTTCGCAAAG GAGTTCTGGGGTGGTAATCACAGGGAAGGACGGTCAGGCAGAGCTCTCGCCGGTGCGGGTGACGGAACTGCGGTACTGTCATCATCCCCCGCGAGCGTCTCGCTCTCACCACGAGCCAACAGGGCGGCCGCGGCGGATCGCGAGTCAGCGCTGCAGCCCATGCCAGTTGCCAACTACACGCAAGTGAACAGCAGGGTCAGGGATGACGTCCACACAAGAGCAGCAGCGAGACCGTGGTCGAGGCACAGCAACTTCTCCGACGAGATCACTGACGAGAAAAGGCCGGGAGGAAGAGGAGTGATCAAGGTCGGGCCGTGGGGAGGATCCGGCGGGGCACCTTTCTACATGCGCGGCGGCCGCGGGGTGAGCGCCCCTCGCGTGCGCAGTGTCACCCTGCAGTACACCGACGACGCCATCCATTCCTTCTACCAAAGCTCAGACGAGCCCGTGGTGAAGCTGACGCTGGAACGAGCAGAAGGCGGTGGCCAAAGTAGAGCTCGTTTAACG GACTCTCCTAACCGAGACCTTCTTTTTAGCCCTACGAACAGATCAACTTTGCATCAGATGAGCAGCTCATCGCAGTAG
- the LOC125553698 gene encoding mannose/glucose-specific lectin-like isoform X1 — MARFNGATVFLIIIATVSVYSCAIIAGAALGRTLDSSATTKQTPSDRTLRVSVSFRGLAKDFAKEFWGGNHREGRSGRALAGAGDGTAVLSSSPASVSLSPRANRAAAADRESALQPMPVANYTQVNSRVRDDVHTRAAARPWSRHSNFSDEITDEKRPGGRGVIKVGPWGGSGGAPFYMRGGRGVSAPRVRSVTLQYTDDAIHSFYQSSDEPVVKLTLERAEGGGQSRARLTPYEQINFASDEQLIAVEGTYGHCSYVRAVVVTSLTFRTDKGRTYGPYGKETGTPFSIPAANGCIVGFWGRSGWLLDSIGVYIRPCQALMAA; from the exons ATGGCGCGGTTCAACGGAGCCACTGTTTTCCTCATCATCATCGCCACCGTGTCCGTCTACAGCTGCGCCATCATCGCCGGCGCCGCACTCGGCCGAACACTGGACAGCTCCGCGACGACTAAGCAGACGCCGTCGGACAGGACCCTCCGCGTCAGCGTCAGCTTCAGAGGCCTCGCCAAGGACTTCGCAAAG GAGTTCTGGGGTGGTAATCACAGGGAAGGACGGTCAGGCAGAGCTCTCGCCGGTGCGGGTGACGGAACTGCGGTACTGTCATCATCCCCCGCGAGCGTCTCGCTCTCACCACGAGCCAACAGGGCGGCCGCGGCGGATCGCGAGTCAGCGCTGCAGCCCATGCCAGTTGCCAACTACACGCAAGTGAACAGCAGGGTCAGGGATGACGTCCACACAAGAGCAGCAGCGAGACCGTGGTCGAGGCACAGCAACTTCTCCGACGAGATCACTGACGAGAAAAGGCCGGGAGGAAGAGGAGTGATCAAGGTCGGGCCGTGGGGAGGATCCGGCGGGGCACCTTTCTACATGCGCGGCGGCCGCGGGGTGAGCGCCCCTCGCGTGCGCAGTGTCACCCTGCAGTACACCGACGACGCCATCCATTCCTTCTACCAAAGCTCAGACGAGCCCGTGGTGAAGCTGACGCTGGAACGAGCAGAAGGCGGTGGCCAAAGTAGAGCTCGTTTAACG CCCTACGAACAGATCAACTTTGCATCAGATGAGCAGCTCATCGCAGTAGAGGGGACTTATGGGCATTGCAGCTATGTTCGGGCAGTGGTTGTCACCTCGCTGACGTTCCGTACAGACAAGGGGAGAACATACGGGCCATATGGCAAAGAGACCGGGACTCCCTTCTCCATCCCGGCCGCGAATGGATGCATCGTAGGCTTCTGGGGACGTTCCGGCTGGCTGCTTGACTCCATCGGTGTTTACATCAGGCCGTGCCAAGCTCTCATGGCAGCTTAA
- the LOC125553696 gene encoding uncharacterized protein LOC125553696: MEPSHPARSSACCHQSPPATHPAWLGFRVSDPVSVAMSSSSPPTCGEERAVDNLAAARDEAATSFLLLRLQWRCTNGSLKQIRRSRASLAARPSSEGNGSVAICVLFSIL; the protein is encoded by the exons ATGGAGCCTTCCCATCCAGCTAGATCGAGTGCTTGCTGCCACCAAAGCCCACCCGCGACCCATCCCGcatggctagggtttcgggtGTCGGATCCGGTGTCAGTGGCCATGTCGTCCTCGTCTCCTCCG ACGTGCGGGGAGGAACGGGCAGTGGACAACCTTGCTGCAGCTCGGGATGAAGCAGCCACGagcttcctcctcctccggcttcaG TGGAGGTGTACCAACGGTAGTTTGAAGCAGATTAGGCGGTCGCGGGCATCTTTGGCAGCGAGGCCGTCCAGTGAAGGAAATGGCAGTGTGGCGATTTGTGTTCTATTCTCCATCCTTTAA